Proteins encoded together in one Chitinophaga sp. LS1 window:
- a CDS encoding helix-turn-helix transcriptional regulator, translating into MEKILKKLGANIKSARKKQGMTLLDLAVKTGFDDSNLAKIEKGQIDIGIVKLVQIAMALNVELNELYSIKES; encoded by the coding sequence ATGGAAAAAATACTTAAAAAGCTTGGTGCTAATATCAAATCGGCCAGAAAAAAGCAAGGCATGACTTTACTAGACTTAGCGGTCAAAACAGGGTTTGATGACTCCAATTTAGCTAAAATTGAAAAAGGGCAGATTGATATTGGCATTGTTAAACTTGTTCAGATTGCAATGGCGCTCAATGTTGAACTAAATGAGCTGTATTCTATAAAGGAGTCTTAG
- the ung gene encoding uracil-DNA glycosylase, whose protein sequence is MDVKIEASWKEVLKDEFQKSYFEQIALHLKQEKALNRTIYPPGNLIFNAFDKTPFDKVKVVLLGQDPYHGPGQAHGLCFSVQDGVKPPPSLVNIFKELHADLGLPIPQGGNLTKWADHGVLLLNAFLTVRANEPASHSKVGWENFTDAVIRKVSENKKDVVFILWGRFAQDKQVLIDATKHHILKAAHPSPFSADKGFFGCRHFSKTNELLAKAGIEPVDWSL, encoded by the coding sequence ATGGACGTTAAAATTGAAGCAAGTTGGAAAGAAGTTTTAAAAGATGAATTTCAGAAATCTTACTTTGAACAAATCGCCCTCCATCTCAAGCAGGAGAAGGCTTTGAACCGCACCATTTACCCTCCTGGCAACCTTATTTTCAATGCTTTCGACAAGACTCCCTTCGATAAAGTTAAAGTTGTTTTATTAGGACAAGACCCTTATCACGGTCCCGGACAAGCACATGGTTTATGCTTTTCTGTACAGGATGGCGTTAAACCTCCACCTTCCCTTGTGAATATTTTTAAGGAGCTGCATGCCGACCTCGGCCTGCCTATTCCACAAGGAGGGAACCTTACCAAATGGGCAGATCATGGCGTATTGCTCCTTAATGCATTCCTCACTGTCCGCGCCAATGAACCCGCTTCTCACTCAAAAGTCGGCTGGGAAAACTTTACGGATGCGGTAATCAGAAAGGTGTCAGAAAATAAAAAAGATGTGGTATTTATTCTTTGGGGACGGTTTGCCCAGGACAAACAGGTACTGATAGATGCAACCAAACACCATATTCTGAAAGCGGCGCATCCATCGCCTTTCAGTGCTGATAAAGGATTCTTTGGCTGCAGGCATTTCTCTAAGACAAATGAACTACTGGCAAAAGCGGGTATTGAACCTGTGGATTGGAGTTTATAA
- a CDS encoding phage holin family protein produces the protein MQVKAIIIYLLVGWFTAPVVGWIEKYIYSDWEFLKFLFVIVSVDTFLGLVKAVVQRKVSSKGFGMVLKKIIIYTSALITTSALTKFTVAGAPQVAFSFLGNVVFSAIMVREAISIFENIAEIDPGVLPGWILKYLQKFDSLTGQKLLDEN, from the coding sequence ATGCAAGTAAAAGCAATTATAATATATCTCTTGGTAGGATGGTTTACAGCACCGGTGGTAGGGTGGATTGAAAAGTATATCTATTCTGATTGGGAGTTCTTAAAGTTCCTGTTCGTAATAGTCAGTGTTGACACCTTCCTTGGTTTAGTGAAAGCTGTTGTGCAGAGAAAGGTTAGCAGTAAAGGGTTTGGGATGGTACTGAAAAAGATCATTATTTATACCTCAGCGCTAATTACAACATCAGCTCTTACAAAATTTACTGTTGCTGGTGCTCCACAGGTGGCGTTTAGCTTTTTAGGCAATGTGGTATTCTCTGCTATCATGGTCCGTGAGGCAATCAGCATCTTTGAGAATATAGCTGAGATTGACCCAGGGGTACTGCCTGGCTGGATCCTAAAATACTTGCAAAAATTCGATTCGTTAACCGGTCAAAAATTATTAGATGAAAATTAA
- a CDS encoding glycoside hydrolase family 73 protein produces MEKQTFFKLYYPAAVLCERETKIPALAILAQAALESGWGDKAPGNMFFGIKAGVTWRGKRQLITTREVHSTKTVKYPEIISITPRTDGKFDYKVKDWFRAYDNAAESFIDHGKFILENPRYKNAIGISDPGRFVEVVAAAGYATDPNYAKTLKSIINGLAEYLPKRE; encoded by the coding sequence ATGGAAAAACAAACATTCTTTAAGCTATACTATCCTGCAGCAGTATTGTGCGAACGTGAAACAAAGATACCCGCACTTGCCATTCTTGCCCAAGCAGCTCTTGAATCAGGATGGGGTGATAAAGCACCTGGTAATATGTTTTTCGGTATCAAAGCTGGGGTAACCTGGCGGGGGAAGCGCCAGCTGATTACCACACGTGAGGTACATTCAACCAAAACCGTTAAATACCCTGAGATCATTAGTATTACTCCACGTACCGACGGCAAGTTTGATTACAAGGTAAAAGACTGGTTCAGGGCATATGATAATGCTGCAGAATCATTTATTGACCATGGAAAATTTATACTGGAAAATCCAAGGTATAAAAATGCCATCGGCATTTCTGATCCTGGGAGATTTGTGGAGGTAGTCGCAGCTGCAGGATATGCTACGGATCCCAATTATGCGAAGACTCTAAAGTCTATTATTAACGGACTGGCTGAATACTTACCTAAAAGGGAATAA